The following proteins come from a genomic window of Populus nigra chromosome 6, ddPopNigr1.1, whole genome shotgun sequence:
- the LOC133696639 gene encoding serine/threonine-protein kinase AFC2-like isoform X2, which produces MEMEYVSEFPHNYMDRRPRKRPKLAAAWDIPPQLQPHTHTKAQSGLYYGQVVGNGTSIGSSRMLPDHASLFVKGLAQKGSPPWRGDDKDGHYVFALGENLTSRYKIHRKIGEGTFGQVLECWDRETREMVAVKVVRSTKKYRDAAMLEVDVLQLLGKYDRNGCRCVQIRNWLDYRNHICIVFEMLGPSLYDFLRKNNYCPFPVNLVRELGRQLLECVAFMHDMRLIHTDLKPENILCVSSEYIKIPDYKSHTEGTFYKRLPKSSAIKVIDFGSTAYGHQDHKYIVSTRHYRAPEVILGLGWSYPCDIWSVGCILVELCSGEALFQTHENLEHLAMMERVLGPLPQHMLKRVDLQAEKYVRRGRLDWPDGAMSRESIKATMKLPRLQMCGNFQ; this is translated from the exons ATGGAGATGGAGTATGTGAGTGAATTCCCTCACAATTACATGGATCGTCGTCCCAGAAAGAGGCCCAAATTAGCAGCAGCTTGGGATATCCCTCCTCAACTTCAACCTCACACTCACACCAAG GCTCAGTCAGGATTGTATTATGGGCAAGTGGTTGGAAATGGGACAAGCATTGGATCATCAAGGATGCTCCCCGACCATGCCAGTCTTTTTGTAAAGGGATTAGCACAAAAAGGCTCTCCCCCATGGCGAGGCGATGACAAAGACGGACATTATGTATTTGCTCTTGGAGAGAATTTAACATCCCGCT ATAAGATTCACAGAAAGATTGGTGAAG GCACTTTTGGTCAGGTTTTGGAATGCTGGGATAGGGAAACAAGAGAGATGGTTGCTGTAAAAGTTGTGCGAAGTACTAAGAAATATCGTGATGCAGCCATGTTAGAAGTTGATGTGCTCCAATTGCTTGGAAAATATGATAGAAATGGCTGTCG CTGTGTTCAAATACGAAACTGGCTTGATTATCGTAACCATATCTGTATT GTATTTGAGATGCTGGGACCAAGCTTATATGATTTTCTTAGGAAAAATAACTATTGCCCATTCCCAGTCAATCTTGTTCGCGAGCTTGGCAGACAGCTCTTGGAATGTGTAGCAT TCATGCATGATATGCGCCTCATCCACACTGACTTGAAGCCAGAAAACATACTTTGTGTTTCTtcagaatatataaaaataccagATTATAAG TCACACACTGAGGGGACCTTTTACAAGAGGTTGCCAAAGTCAAGTGCTATTAAGGTTATTGATTTTGGCAGCACAGCTTATGGCCATCAAGATCACAAGTACATTGTCTCTACCCGGCATTATCGTGCTCCGGAGGTTATTCTTG GACTTGGATGGAGTTATCCATGCGACATATGGAGTGTTGGTTGTATATTGGTTGAACTTTGCTCG GGAGAAGCATTGTTTCAGACACACGAAAACTTGGAGCACTTGGCCATGATGGAAAGAGTTTTAGGCCCATTACCTCAGCACATGTTAAAAAGAGTAGA CCTGCAGGCTGAGAAGTACGTTAGAAGGGGTAGGTTGGACTGGCCAGATGGTGCAATGTCTCGGGAAAGCATTAAAGCTACTATGAAGCTACCTCGCCTTCAG ATGTGTGGTAATTTCCAGTGA
- the LOC133696637 gene encoding uncharacterized protein LOC133696637 has protein sequence MANNVDDDADAVLSDVEGEDPVSIVIKSPSQEDISVEKFRELLDRERAAREAAETSKSELQVSFNRLKVLAHEALKKRDECSRQRDEALREKEEALKANEKLSNELIQVNGSKEEIEKKFDDLQSQIENSRHMLVSGIDKISGKFSNFKNFAAAGLPRSQKYNGLQAVAFGVIKRTNEIVEELVRQIDVTAKSRNDAREQIEQRNYEIAIEVSQLEATISGLRDEVAKKTTLVEDLEKSVVEKEGKVSEIEREMLERKHLVEKEASGLRDLVGEYDDKLRNMQSKMESQRLLLFDQLNLVAKIHNRLYDVIKIVDSNHLDSEVSESLFLPQQTEVEENIRASLAGMESIYEVSRIVAEKTRDLVEEKNHEEKNLNETVGILVKEKEHIGSLLRSALSKRIELHPSSKTSELFRVAENGLREAGIDFKFSKVVGDGKVSYDKGGLPDTESDEIYTMAGALENIVKASQLEIIELQHSVEELRAESSLLQEDVEVQAKELSNRMRRVEELEEKERVANESVEGLMMDIAAAEEEITRWKVAAEQEAAAGRAVEQEFAAQLSAVKQELEEARQAMLESEKKLKFKEETATAAMAAREAAEKSLSLADMRASRLRDRIEELSHQLEELETREDSMGRNRPRYVCWPWQWLGLDFVGHHRPETQQQGSNEMELSEPFL, from the exons ATGGCGAACAACGTCGACGATGACGCCGATGCGGTGTTGAGCGATGTGGAAGGGGAAGATCCGGTGTCGATCGTTATAAAAAGTCCGAGTCAAGAAGATATTTCGGTTGAGAAATTCCGTGAGCTCCTCGATCGCGAGCGAGCGGCACGGGAGGCAGCCGAGACTTCGAAATCGGAACTGCAAGTGTCATTTAATCGATTAAAAGTTCTCGCGCACGAAGCATTAAAAAAGCGAGACGAGTGCTCGAGGCAGAGAGACGAAGCgctgagagagaaagaagaggcGTTGAAAGCTAACGAGAAATTATCGAATGAATTGATTCAAGTGAACGGATCAAAAGAGGAGATTGAGAAGAAATTCGATGATTTGCAATCGCAGATTGAGAATTCGAGGCATATGTTAGTTAGTGGAATTGATAAGATATCAGGGAAATTTAGTAATTTCAAGAATTTCGCAGCGGCAGGATTGCCTAGGTCGCAGAAATACAATGGATTGCAGGCGGTTGCGTTTGGAGTTATTAAGAGGACGAATGAGATTGTCGAGGAGCTTGTTAGGCAGATTGATGTCACTGCAAAATCTAGAAATGATGCTAGAGAACAAATAGAGCAGAGGAATTACGAGATTGCCATTGAGGTTTCTCAGCTTGAGGCTACAATTAGTGGATTGAGAGATGAAGTTGCCAAGAAAACGACGTTGGTTGAGGATTTAGAGAAGAGTGTGGTCGAGAAAGAGGGGAAAGTATCGGAGATTGAGAGAGAGATGCTGGAGAGGAAGCATTTGGTGGAGAAGGAAGCATCGGGGTTGAGGGACTTGGTTGGTGAGTATGATGATAAGTTGAGAAATATGCAGTCGAAGATGGAATCACAGAGACTTTTGTTGTTTGATCAGTTGAATTTGGTGGCGAAAATTCATAACCGTCTTTATGATGTCATTAAGATAGTTGATAGCAATCATTTGGATTCCGAGGTGTCAGAGTCATTGTTTCTCCCCCAACAAACGGAAGTGGAGGAGAATATACGTGCTTCTTTAGCCGGGATGGAATCAATTTATGAGGTGAGTAGAATTGTTGCTGAAAAAACAAGGGATTTGGTAGAGGAGAAGAATCACGAAGAGAAGAATTTGAATGAAACAGTGGGTATATTAGTGAAGGAGAAAGAACATATTGGTTCTTTACTTAGGAGTGCCTTGTCGAAGAGGATTGAATTACACCCATCCTCCAAAACAAGTGAGTTGTTTCGAGTTGCTGAAAATGGTTTAAGAGAGGCTGGGATAGATTTCAAATTCAGTAAGGTAGTTGGGGATGGTAAGGTATCTTATGATAAAGGCGGCTTGCCGGACACAGAGAGTGATGAAATATACACTATG GCTGGTGCTTTGGAGAATATCGTCAAGGCATCTCAGCTTGAAATCATTGAGCTGCAGCATTCTGTGGAGGAACTAAG GGCAGAGTCAAGTTTACTTCAAGAGGATGTAGAGGTTCAAGCGAAGGAACTGAGCAATAGAATGCGCAGGGTAGAAGAGCTTGAAGAGAAGGAGAGAGTGGCAAATGAAAGC GTTGAAGGACTTATGATGGACATTGCTGCTGCAGAAGAAGAAATTACAAGGTGGAAAGTAGCAGCTGAGCAAGAGGCTGCTGCAGGCAGAGCTGTCGAACAAGAGTTTGCAGCTCAG TTGTCGGCAGTTAAGCAAGAACTTGAAGAGGCAAGGCAAGCCATGTTAGAATCAGAGAAGAAGTTAAAATTCAAAGAAGAAACAGCAACTGCTGCCATGGCAGCAAGAGAGGCTGCTGAGAAGTCATTGAGCTTGGCAGACATGAGGGCATCTAGGCTGAGGGATAGGATAGAGGAGCTCAGCCACCAGCTGGAAGAGTTGGAAACTCGAGAAGATTCGATGGGACGAAATCGGCCTAGATATGTATGTTGGCCTTGGCAATGGCTTGGGCTGGACTTTGTAGGCCATCACAGACCTGAGACACAACAACAGGGTTCGAATGAAATGGAGCTTTCTGAACCCTTCTTATGA
- the LOC133696640 gene encoding NDR1/HIN1-like protein 6 yields MSWHPETNPHFIKTPLQQREGQPSQTPPSHGGPSSGRQDQQNQPPQGPLVTRPRSKGQGSKKKGAPVVKPEHEGQLRSLWITPAQQHPGQHDNQVQSPPTQTPQHQDPHFPLHNGNFQSPWALPPPPRGPPPQPHGPKHDSEPHGPPRNQDQDRGPSSRVTLPQHQERNPRQPHGLVGRPAQFSGLPKPGGTKPLIWLGAVFCAILWIVIFLGGLIVLIVYLVYRPRSPRFDVSSASLNMAYIDAGSLLNADLTVLANFTNPNKKVSVDFSYMIIDLYYGSTLIATQYIEPFSAERAESRFVNVHMVTSQVRLPVLESARLQEQISKNGAIFDVKGVFRVRSKLGTLLKYSYRLYGHCTILVTAPPSGVLRATKCRTKR; encoded by the coding sequence ATGTCTTGGCATCCAGAAACAAACCCTCATTTTATTAAAACACCGCTGCAACAGCGTGAAGGCCAACCCTCCCAGACACCACCTAGTCACGGGGGGCCGTCGTCAGGTCGTCAAGATCAACAAAACCAGCCACCTCAGGGCCCACTGGTGACTCGACCAAGGAGCAAAGGCCAAGGTTCCAAGAAGAAGGGTGCACCGGTGGTTAAACCAGAGCATGAAGGCCAATTGCGCAGTCTATGGATCACACCAGCACAACAGCATCCGGGCCAACATGACAACCAAGTCCAAAGTCCACCAACGCAGACACCACAGCATCAAGACCCACATTTTCCATTGCATAATGGGAATTTCCAGAGCCCATGGGCACTTCCACCACCGCCCCGTGGCCCTCCCCCCCAGCCACATGGCCCCAAGCATGATAGTGAACCTCATGGACCACCGAGGAATCAAGATCAAGACCGTGGTCCTAGCTCTAGGGTGACACTTCCACAGCATCAAGAACGAAATCCCCGGCAGCCCCACGGTCTCGTAGGCCGACCAGCACAGTTTTCTGGGTTGCCAAAACCTGGTGGAACCAAACCCTTAATATGGTTAGGTGCAGTTTTCTGCGCAATTCTTTGGATCGTTATATTCCTAGGAGGCCTAATTGTCCTTATAGTCTACCTGGTATATCGCCCACGTAGTCCACGGTTTGATGTGTCCAGTGCCTCCTTAAACATGGCCTACATCGATGCAGGCTCTCTACTCAATGCTGATCTAACTGTGCTAGCAAACTTCACCAATCCAAACAAGAAAGTGAGCGTGGACTTCAGTTACATGATCATTGATCTATACTACGGAAGCACTCTTATCGCTACCCAATATATAGAACCGTTTTCAGCAGAGAGGGCTGAGTCGAGGTTCGTAAATGTTCATATGGTTACAAGTCAGGTTCGGCTTCCCGTCCTGGAAAGCGCACGGCTCCAGGAGCAGATTAGTAAAAATGGAGCCATATTTGACGTGAAAGGAGTATTTCGGGTGCGATCTAAACTGGGGACTTTACTAAAGTACTCGTATAGGCTGTATGGTCACTGCACTATCTTGGTGACAGCTCCTCCCAGTGGAGTCCTTCGAGCTACCAAGTGCAGAACAAAACGATGA
- the LOC133696639 gene encoding serine/threonine-protein kinase AFC2-like isoform X4, giving the protein MCSNCLENMIEMAVVMHDMRLIHTDLKPENILCVSSEYIKIPDYKSHTEGTFYKRLPKSSAIKVIDFGSTAYGHQDHKYIVSTRHYRAPEVILGLGWSYPCDIWSVGCILVELCSGEALFQTHENLEHLAMMERVLGPLPQHMLKRVDLQAEKYVRRGRLDWPDGAMSRESIKATMKLPRLQNLVMQHVDHSAGDIIDLLQGLLRHDPANRLTAHEALWHPFFTRHRRF; this is encoded by the exons ATGTGCTCCAATTGCTTGGAAAATATGATAGAAATGGCTGTCG TCATGCATGATATGCGCCTCATCCACACTGACTTGAAGCCAGAAAACATACTTTGTGTTTCTtcagaatatataaaaataccagATTATAAG TCACACACTGAGGGGACCTTTTACAAGAGGTTGCCAAAGTCAAGTGCTATTAAGGTTATTGATTTTGGCAGCACAGCTTATGGCCATCAAGATCACAAGTACATTGTCTCTACCCGGCATTATCGTGCTCCGGAGGTTATTCTTG GACTTGGATGGAGTTATCCATGCGACATATGGAGTGTTGGTTGTATATTGGTTGAACTTTGCTCG GGAGAAGCATTGTTTCAGACACACGAAAACTTGGAGCACTTGGCCATGATGGAAAGAGTTTTAGGCCCATTACCTCAGCACATGTTAAAAAGAGTAGA CCTGCAGGCTGAGAAGTACGTTAGAAGGGGTAGGTTGGACTGGCCAGATGGTGCAATGTCTCGGGAAAGCATTAAAGCTACTATGAAGCTACCTCGCCTTCAG AACTTAGTAATGCAGCATGTTGATCACTCTGCTGGAGATATCATTGATCTCTTGCAAGGCCTCCTTAGACATGACCCTGCGAATAGACTAACAGCTCATGAAGCCCTCTGGCACCCTTTCTTCACAAGGCACAGAAGATTTTGA
- the LOC133696638 gene encoding cytochrome P450 71B36-like — protein MALYAVPLWLPLILLLPLLLLFMKRMKDAGQSEQLLPPGPPKLPILGNLHQLSSLPHQSMLHLSKKYGPVMLLRLGQIPTVVISSAEAAREVLKVHDLAFCSRPLLSGAGRLTYNYLDIAFSPYSDHWRNMRKITTLELFSLKRVQSFRFIREEEVGFLVNSLSESSALAAPVDITQKVYALVANITFRVAYGFDYRGTSFDRDRFHEVVHDTEVVGGSISADEYIPYLGWIVDWLTGHRARMERVFHELDTFFQHVIDNHLKPGRIKDQDVMIDVLLRIEKEQNELGASQFTRDNIKAILLNLFLGGVDTSSLTVNWAMAELVRNPRVMKKVQDEVRKCVGKKGRVTEGDVDQLEYLRMVIKETLRLHPPAPLLLPREARSHCIVSGYNIYPKTLVHVNVWAIGRDPKYWRDPEEFFPERFLDSSCDFNGQSFEYLPFGSGRRICPGIHMGSITVEIILSNLLHCFDWILPHGMQKEDINMEEKAGVSLAPSKKTPVILVPVNYLQ, from the exons ATGGCTCTCTATGCTGTGCCTCTGTGGCTTCCTCTCATTTTACTTCTGCCTCTACTGCTTTTGTTTATGAAAAGGATGAAAGATGCGGGACAAAGTGAGCAGCTTCTTCCTCCAGGCCCTCCTAAGCTTCCAATTTTAGGCAATTTGCACCAGCTTAGTTCACTGCCTCACCAATCTATGTTGCATCTCTCCAAGAAATATGGCCCTGTCATGCTCCTTCGACTTGGTCAAATACCAACTGTTGTAATCTCCTCCGCTGAGGCAGCAAGGGAGGTGTTAAAAGTTCATGATCTTGCCTTTTGCAGTAGACCTTTGTTATCTGGCGCTGGCAGACTCACGTACAATTATCTAGACATTGCATTTTCACCATATAGCGACCACTGGAGAAACATGAGAAAAATTACTACTTTGGAGCTCTTTAGCTTGAAAAGGGTGCAATCTTTCCGATTCATTAGGGAAGAGGAAGTTGGCTTTCTGGTCAATTCTCTCTCCGAGTCATCAGCTCTAGCAGCACCAGTTGATATTACTCAGAAGGTATATGCTCTGGTTGCGAATATAACATTCAGGGTGGCTTATGGGTTCGATTATCGAGGCACTAGCTTTGATCGAGATAGATTCCATGAAGTGGTTCATGACACCGAGGTTGTGGGGGGAAGCATCTCAGCAGATGAATACATCCCATATCTAGGATGGATTGTAGACTGGCTTACTGGTCACcgtgcaaggatggaaagagttTTCCACGAGTTAGATACTTTCTTCCAGCATGTAATTGATAATCATCTTAAACCTGGAAGGATAAAGGATCAGGATGTCATGATAGATGTTCTGCTGAGAATAGAGAAGGAACAAAATGAACTGGGTGCATCTCAGTTTACGAGGGATAATATTAAGGCAATCCTCCTG AATTTATTTTTGGGCGGAGTAGACACTAGTTCACTTACGGTGAATTGGGCAATGGCAGAACTTGTCAGGAATCCAAGAGTGATGAAGAAAGTGCAGGATGAAGTGAGGAAATGTGTTGGAAAGAAAGGAAGAGTTACTGAAGGGGATGTCGATCAACTTGAGTATCTCAGGATGGTAATAAAAGAAACTCTGAGACTGCACCCTCCTGCCCCTCTACTTCTCCCAAGAGAAGCCAGGTCTCACTGTATAGTCAGTGGCTACAATATCTATCCGAAGACGCTGGTCCATGTTAATGTCTGGGCAATTGGACGTGACCCCAAGTACTGGAGGGATCCTGAAGAGTTTTTTCCTGAAAGATTTCTGGACAGCTCCTGCGACTTCAATGGACAAAGTTTTGAGTATTTGCCATTTGGATCTGGTCGAAGAATTTGTCCTGGAATTCATATGGGATCTATAACAGTAGAGATTATACTTTCAAATCTCTTGCATTGTTTTGATTGGATTTTGCCCCATGGGATGCAGAAGGAAGATATCAACATGGAAGAGAAAGCTGGTGTTAGCCTTGCTCCCTCTAAGAAGACACCTGTAATCCTCGTACCTGTCAACTACCTTCAGTGA
- the LOC133696639 gene encoding serine/threonine-protein kinase AFC2-like isoform X1, producing MEMEYVSEFPHNYMDRRPRKRPKLAAAWDIPPQLQPHTHTKAQSGLYYGQVVGNGTSIGSSRMLPDHASLFVKGLAQKGSPPWRGDDKDGHYVFALGENLTSRYKIHRKIGEGTFGQVLECWDRETREMVAVKVVRSTKKYRDAAMLEVDVLQLLGKYDRNGCRCVQIRNWLDYRNHICIVFEMLGPSLYDFLRKNNYCPFPVNLVRELGRQLLECVAFMHDMRLIHTDLKPENILCVSSEYIKIPDYKSHTEGTFYKRLPKSSAIKVIDFGSTAYGHQDHKYIVSTRHYRAPEVILGLGWSYPCDIWSVGCILVELCSGEALFQTHENLEHLAMMERVLGPLPQHMLKRVDLQAEKYVRRGRLDWPDGAMSRESIKATMKLPRLQNLVMQHVDHSAGDIIDLLQGLLRHDPANRLTAHEALWHPFFTRHRRF from the exons ATGGAGATGGAGTATGTGAGTGAATTCCCTCACAATTACATGGATCGTCGTCCCAGAAAGAGGCCCAAATTAGCAGCAGCTTGGGATATCCCTCCTCAACTTCAACCTCACACTCACACCAAG GCTCAGTCAGGATTGTATTATGGGCAAGTGGTTGGAAATGGGACAAGCATTGGATCATCAAGGATGCTCCCCGACCATGCCAGTCTTTTTGTAAAGGGATTAGCACAAAAAGGCTCTCCCCCATGGCGAGGCGATGACAAAGACGGACATTATGTATTTGCTCTTGGAGAGAATTTAACATCCCGCT ATAAGATTCACAGAAAGATTGGTGAAG GCACTTTTGGTCAGGTTTTGGAATGCTGGGATAGGGAAACAAGAGAGATGGTTGCTGTAAAAGTTGTGCGAAGTACTAAGAAATATCGTGATGCAGCCATGTTAGAAGTTGATGTGCTCCAATTGCTTGGAAAATATGATAGAAATGGCTGTCG CTGTGTTCAAATACGAAACTGGCTTGATTATCGTAACCATATCTGTATT GTATTTGAGATGCTGGGACCAAGCTTATATGATTTTCTTAGGAAAAATAACTATTGCCCATTCCCAGTCAATCTTGTTCGCGAGCTTGGCAGACAGCTCTTGGAATGTGTAGCAT TCATGCATGATATGCGCCTCATCCACACTGACTTGAAGCCAGAAAACATACTTTGTGTTTCTtcagaatatataaaaataccagATTATAAG TCACACACTGAGGGGACCTTTTACAAGAGGTTGCCAAAGTCAAGTGCTATTAAGGTTATTGATTTTGGCAGCACAGCTTATGGCCATCAAGATCACAAGTACATTGTCTCTACCCGGCATTATCGTGCTCCGGAGGTTATTCTTG GACTTGGATGGAGTTATCCATGCGACATATGGAGTGTTGGTTGTATATTGGTTGAACTTTGCTCG GGAGAAGCATTGTTTCAGACACACGAAAACTTGGAGCACTTGGCCATGATGGAAAGAGTTTTAGGCCCATTACCTCAGCACATGTTAAAAAGAGTAGA CCTGCAGGCTGAGAAGTACGTTAGAAGGGGTAGGTTGGACTGGCCAGATGGTGCAATGTCTCGGGAAAGCATTAAAGCTACTATGAAGCTACCTCGCCTTCAG AACTTAGTAATGCAGCATGTTGATCACTCTGCTGGAGATATCATTGATCTCTTGCAAGGCCTCCTTAGACATGACCCTGCGAATAGACTAACAGCTCATGAAGCCCTCTGGCACCCTTTCTTCACAAGGCACAGAAGATTTTGA
- the LOC133696639 gene encoding serine/threonine-protein kinase AFC2-like isoform X3 — protein sequence MLPDHASLFVKGLAQKGSPPWRGDDKDGHYVFALGENLTSRYKIHRKIGEGTFGQVLECWDRETREMVAVKVVRSTKKYRDAAMLEVDVLQLLGKYDRNGCRCVQIRNWLDYRNHICIVFEMLGPSLYDFLRKNNYCPFPVNLVRELGRQLLECVAFMHDMRLIHTDLKPENILCVSSEYIKIPDYKSHTEGTFYKRLPKSSAIKVIDFGSTAYGHQDHKYIVSTRHYRAPEVILGLGWSYPCDIWSVGCILVELCSGEALFQTHENLEHLAMMERVLGPLPQHMLKRVDLQAEKYVRRGRLDWPDGAMSRESIKATMKLPRLQNLVMQHVDHSAGDIIDLLQGLLRHDPANRLTAHEALWHPFFTRHRRF from the exons ATGCTCCCCGACCATGCCAGTCTTTTTGTAAAGGGATTAGCACAAAAAGGCTCTCCCCCATGGCGAGGCGATGACAAAGACGGACATTATGTATTTGCTCTTGGAGAGAATTTAACATCCCGCT ATAAGATTCACAGAAAGATTGGTGAAG GCACTTTTGGTCAGGTTTTGGAATGCTGGGATAGGGAAACAAGAGAGATGGTTGCTGTAAAAGTTGTGCGAAGTACTAAGAAATATCGTGATGCAGCCATGTTAGAAGTTGATGTGCTCCAATTGCTTGGAAAATATGATAGAAATGGCTGTCG CTGTGTTCAAATACGAAACTGGCTTGATTATCGTAACCATATCTGTATT GTATTTGAGATGCTGGGACCAAGCTTATATGATTTTCTTAGGAAAAATAACTATTGCCCATTCCCAGTCAATCTTGTTCGCGAGCTTGGCAGACAGCTCTTGGAATGTGTAGCAT TCATGCATGATATGCGCCTCATCCACACTGACTTGAAGCCAGAAAACATACTTTGTGTTTCTtcagaatatataaaaataccagATTATAAG TCACACACTGAGGGGACCTTTTACAAGAGGTTGCCAAAGTCAAGTGCTATTAAGGTTATTGATTTTGGCAGCACAGCTTATGGCCATCAAGATCACAAGTACATTGTCTCTACCCGGCATTATCGTGCTCCGGAGGTTATTCTTG GACTTGGATGGAGTTATCCATGCGACATATGGAGTGTTGGTTGTATATTGGTTGAACTTTGCTCG GGAGAAGCATTGTTTCAGACACACGAAAACTTGGAGCACTTGGCCATGATGGAAAGAGTTTTAGGCCCATTACCTCAGCACATGTTAAAAAGAGTAGA CCTGCAGGCTGAGAAGTACGTTAGAAGGGGTAGGTTGGACTGGCCAGATGGTGCAATGTCTCGGGAAAGCATTAAAGCTACTATGAAGCTACCTCGCCTTCAG AACTTAGTAATGCAGCATGTTGATCACTCTGCTGGAGATATCATTGATCTCTTGCAAGGCCTCCTTAGACATGACCCTGCGAATAGACTAACAGCTCATGAAGCCCTCTGGCACCCTTTCTTCACAAGGCACAGAAGATTTTGA